The Syntrophales bacterium nucleotide sequence AACTTAGAGGCTGTTCTTCAGGTGTAAATTTTACAGTCTCCCGCTGTTTCTTTCTTTCCACATCAAACTGATGGGCAAAGTGGCGCTGTTGCACATCAGAGTACTGCTGCTGAATATTCTGCACTTTCTCAGCTATGTGCAACTGTGTTATAGCTTGTTGAGTATCTATAGGTTTCACCGCTTCTACTTAAGAAATGAATTTACCGTCTATGCTATAATAATCGGTTACGGTTCTTCTTTTTTTTAACTTTCAAACCAAATTTCCACAACCTGAGTTCCATCCTCTACCCTACAAGATGTATTGCACCCAATAAGCTGTAAAAGTTTTATTATATCCTTAACCGGAACGAGACAATCATCCCCCACATCCGCATTTTCATTATTAAGGCTGCCATTGGAAACAAAGGGATAATACACCTTCAGTCCTACACGATTCCCCTCTCTTAACGTTGAAATTTTCAACTTCTTATCTTGTGTTTTTTCGATGTCCCTAATAGCGTTATGCAAAATTGCCCATATACAAACAGAAAGAAACGCCGGTATAGTCCTCAAAGTTGGAAGATCATCCTCCAAAGTAAATTCCTTCACCACCTGGTGTTTGAATTTTAGGTAATTCTCAGCAAAACTAAGCTCCGTTTTCAAAAAATCAGTTAACGAAATCGTAACCTCCTCAGGGTAGTGCAAATATTGGAATTTAGTACCCACAACCTCAAACATCCTGTGAAAACGCTCTGATTCATCGTTCATTATTTCAACGTCTCTGATTAATCTACTAAGAAGTTCACCACAATGATTCATAACATCGGGGTGATTCTCTTCGATTAGAGCTACAAGTTGTTGAATCCTTCTACTCATTATCTGTGCCCGCCCCATGATACCATTCAATGGATTAGCAAAGTTATGAATGATACCTGGTATCAGCTCACTCACAATCGTTGACTTGAAATCCTCTTCCAGCTTTTTGTAAATATTCTGCGCCTCCATGGTCTTCCTCTTATGAGATTACCAGAAATTTTGTTATGTATATATCACGCACACAACTCATTCCTATCATCCTATTGACGTTATCTTTAAGCTTCTTTTTCAACGTTTTCCTGACAAACGTATTGGAGATTAAATCATCCTTCTCATCATCAAGAGTCTGATATATAATTTTTCTTATCTCCTCCAGTTTTCCTAAAACAAGTTCCCTTCTCCCATCATCAACCTCCAAGGTGAAACTGCACGACAAAATATATTGTCGATCTCTAATATCCTTAACAGATACGAGCAAATCATCAACACTAAAATGCTCCACCTTCGGAACTGAGTTATCAAATTCTAGTGAAACTCCAGTCCTTTCTTTTAAATTCTCTGAGAAGTTTCTAAAATACCACCAGCTCCCTCCTGCGACAATCAAAAATAAAACAACAAACGATAGTATGATATATGAACCCCACAACTTCTCTTTAAAAGAGATCTGCTCTTTAGAAGGTGAATCCGTTATTTCGACTTGACTTTCAGGTATCTCGTAAAGATCTAGTTTAGCTTTTCTCTTTGCCATACACCCTCTCTAAACAGACACTGTCTCCCGAAGATGTAATAGGTGTGATCGCAATCTTATGATTGCCTGTGAATGGATTTGACAGACCCGTGATTCTGTAATTTTAAGAACAGCTCCTATTTCTTTCATCGTCATCTCTTCATAATAATACAAAGACAAAACAATCCTCTCTTTCTCAGGCAGACTATCAATAGCATTTTTCAACAATCTCCTGAGTTCCTCAGACTCAAGCAGATCAAGAGGATTCTCCCTGTCGAGATAGTTGAGCCACTCTTCATCAACGTGAAAATCAATGTAATCAGAAGACAAATCCTCAGCACTTAAAAGAGTCACTAACTTTGCCTCATCCAGCAACTCATAATACTCCTCAATTGATAAACCAAGATGAACAGAAATCTCCTCTTCTGTAGGTTCCCTTTTCAGTGTTTGTCTTAGGTGATTGATAGCTTTTTCAACCTTTTGCTCTTTATGTCTAACAGACCGAGGTATCCAATCGTTTGCCCTAAGCTCATCTAGCACCGCACCTCGAATACGAAACTTTGCAAAAACATCGAAAGGAACATTCTTGGATTCATCAAATTTATCTAAAGCAGACATAAGACCAATTATCCCAGCATTAACAAGAGATTCCTTATCTGCGAGGTCCATAGGCAATCTCGCAGTCATCCTGTTCACTATGGTTTTAACCATAGGTGCATACTGAAGTATGAGTTTTTCCCTCGTCTGTTTATCGATACTCATGTCCTACAAAAGCTTCATTGAAGAAGGAGAGAAGCCCTTCGTCATCATACTCCACCGTCTCAGTACATATTTTTTCAGCAATCTCCTGCAAACACCTGCTTGCCGGCGAATGGGGAAAGATTTCCACAAGTGCTTTCTGTCTCTTAACAGCTTCTTTGAAGTTATCGTCAACAACTATATACCCAAGAAAATCCACATGAACGCTGAGAAAATGATCGGTTACTTTCTGTAAGCGTTTGAAGACGTCTTTGGCTTCCGCAACGTTCCTAACCATGTTTATAATAATCCTGAACTTCTTCCTTGAGTAGTTTTGATACATAACTTTCATAAGTGCGTAGGCATCAGTAAGCGAGGCGGGTTCAGGAGTTGCAACAACTATAATCTCTTTTGCTGTCATGTTAAAATATGTAACATTACCTGATATACCCGCAGCCGTATCGATAAGTAGAAAATCAGGGCGCTCACGCATAGCATTCAACTCATCGATCAGGGCAAGTTTATAGCCACTGGACAAATCAGCCATCTCTGCGATACCTGATGAGGCGGGCAGTATCATCAGTCTACCTGGTCCCCGGATAAGAATTTCCTCGATGGTTTTCTCCCCTCTTAGGAGGTGGAAAAGATTGTATTTAGGCGTCAAACCTAAAATTATATCAATATTGGCAAGTCCCATATCCGCATCAAGTATCATTACTTTACGGTTTAACCGATCAAGAACATATGCAAGATTTGCAGTAATATTGGTCTTTCCCACTCCTCCTTTTCCACTCGTAATGGCGATTACTCTTATAGGTTTCCTTCTAATCTCCGTCCTTTTTTTCTTATGCTCGCCTTTACCGTCTACTACGTTCCTAAATGATGTTGACTGGTCCACAGTAGCTAACTCCTTCAGTGAATGTGATTTCGGGTAATCAATCGGGCAACAAACTCCGAAGACACCCTGTGGATATCCTGAGGTACGTTCTGGCCGTTTGTTATGTACTCAATAGGTTTTCTTACTCTCTCAATAACATCCAAAAGAGAACCGAAACGCTGACACTCATCCACTTTGGTAAATATTAGGTGATCGTAATCCAGCAGACTAAAATTACTCGATACTCTCATGAGGTGTTCCCTATCCGAGGTAGCACTCAGAAGGAGATACACGTTTACAGAGTTACACGCCTTTAACATCTCGCGAAGGCGATTCAGATATGAAGAATCATGGGATGGTCTCCCCGCGGTATCCACCAGAATCACATCTTTATCTGCAAAGTCTTCAAGAGACTTTTTTAACCCCTTTACATCCTCAACTATACGGATAGGCACGCCTAAAATCTTCGCATAAATCTTTAGTTGTTCCCCAGCAGCTATTCGATAGGTATCCGTTGAGATCAGTGCTGTTTTCTTTCCTTCGTCAATGTGAAAGCGTGCAGCAAGCTTGGCACTGTCGTTGTCTTACCCACACCAGGTGGCCCAACAAAAACCTTTATCCTTTCTGTTTTCTTAACCGGTTCTTTTACAACTACACCTTCGACCACTCGTTCTACGATAC carries:
- a CDS encoding flagellar basal body-associated FliL family protein, whose translation is MAKRKAKLDLYEIPESQVEITDSPSKEQISFKEKLWGSYIILSFVVLFLIVAGGSWWYFRNFSENLKERTGVSLEFDNSVPKVEHFSVDDLLVSVKDIRDRQYILSCSFTLEVDDGRRELVLGKLEEIRKIIYQTLDDEKDDLISNTFVRKTLKKKLKDNVNRMIGMSCVRDIYITKFLVIS
- a CDS encoding FliA/WhiG family RNA polymerase sigma factor, which produces MSIDKQTREKLILQYAPMVKTIVNRMTARLPMDLADKESLVNAGIIGLMSALDKFDESKNVPFDVFAKFRIRGAVLDELRANDWIPRSVRHKEQKVEKAINHLRQTLKREPTEEEISVHLGLSIEEYYELLDEAKLVTLLSAEDLSSDYIDFHVDEEWLNYLDRENPLDLLESEELRRLLKNAIDSLPEKERIVLSLYYYEEMTMKEIGAVLKITESRVCQIHSQAIIRLRSHLLHLRETVSV
- a CDS encoding MinD/ParA family protein, with the protein product MDQSTSFRNVVDGKGEHKKKRTEIRRKPIRVIAITSGKGGVGKTNITANLAYVLDRLNRKVMILDADMGLANIDIILGLTPKYNLFHLLRGEKTIEEILIRGPGRLMILPASSGIAEMADLSSGYKLALIDELNAMRERPDFLLIDTAAGISGNVTYFNMTAKEIIVVATPEPASLTDAYALMKVMYQNYSRKKFRIIINMVRNVAEAKDVFKRLQKVTDHFLSVHVDFLGYIVVDDNFKEAVKRQKALVEIFPHSPASRCLQEIAEKICTETVEYDDEGLLSFFNEAFVGHEYR